The following proteins are co-located in the Enoplosus armatus isolate fEnoArm2 chromosome 10, fEnoArm2.hap1, whole genome shotgun sequence genome:
- the LOC139291671 gene encoding proteinase-activated receptor 4: MRLIFGSLVFVSLLSSVCSVSLSSRPADECSSMSVRLRAFKLKTTCNFTTLKEKQLKEIQAPTTNVYLPVLYLLAFSVGLPSNLLALWVLLFRTKPLPSTTLLINLTTADCLLLLVLPFRIVYHFRGNHWELGEPFCRIVIAMFYGNMYGSVLCLALVALDRYIALVHPFGAKTLRSRRTSLYMTAAVWVVVLAAMLPLLVSRQTYVLDELQITTCHDALPGEEQENYFLPYFATLFSFCFLLPFLVVLFCHGAVLHTLLAEGKRYGHAIRVTVLVLLVFIVCLLPSNILLLLTYADSTLDGDGEDLYVPYMVSLAMSTFNSCIDPFIFYFVSVEFREKAKSVLCCRGDSEDIPSSLGNNVSYSSSSSGLRSKVTLLSKSSLSASETA, encoded by the exons atgaggtTGATTTTTGGGTCTCTGGTCTTCGTCTCTCTACTGTCGTCCGTCTGCAgcgtctctctgtcttctcgTCCAGCAGACGAATGCTCCAGCATGTCCGTCC GTCTGCGGGCGTTCAAGCTTAAGACAACCTGTAACTTCACCACTCTGAAGGAAAAGCAGCTGAAGGAGATCCAGGCCCCGACCACCAACGTGTACCTGCCGGTCCTATACCTGCTGGCCTTCAGTGTGGGTCTGCCCTCCAACCTGCTGGCTCTCTGGGTCCTGCTGTTCCGGACCAAACCACTGCCGTCCACCACGCTGCTTATCAACCTCACCACTGCagactgcctgctgctgctggtgctgccattCCGCATCGTGTACCACTTCAGAGGAAACCACTGGGAGCTGGGCGAGCCCTTCTGCCGCATCGTCATAGCGATGTTTTACGGCAACATGTATGGGTCTGTACTGTGTCTGGCGCTGGTGGCTCTAGACAGGTACATCGCTTTGGTTCACCCGTTCGGCGCCAAGACGTTGCGCAGCCGGCGGACGTCTCTGTACATGACGGCAGCAGTGTGGGTGGTGGTCCTGGCCGCCATGCTGCCCCTGCTGGTGTCGCGGCAGACCTACGTGCTGGACGAGCTTCAGATCACTACTTGCCACGACGCGCTGCCtggggaggagcaggagaacTACTTCCTGCCGTACTTTGCcaccttgttttctttctgcttcctgctgccCTTCCTGGTCGTGCTATTCTGCCACGGTGCCGTGCTGCACACCCTGCTGGCCGAAGGGAAGCGCTACGGTCATGCCATCCGAGTGACGGTGCTGGTGTTGCTGGTGTTCATTGTGTGTCTGCTGCCCAGCAACATCCTTCTTCTCCTCACCTATGCAGACAGCACGCTGGACGGAGACGGCGAGGACCTCTACGTCCCCTACATGGTTAGCTTAGCGATGAGCACCTTCAACAGCTGCATCGACCCCTTTATCTTCTACTTTGTGTCGGTGGAGTTCAGGGAGAAGGCCAAGAGCGTTCTGTGTTGCCGTGGCGACTCCGAGGACATACCGTCTTCTCTGGGGAACAATGTGTCAtactcttcatcatcatcaggcctgaggtcaaaggtcaccctGCTGTCCAAGTCCAGTCTGTCAGCATCTGAGACGGCGTGA